In the genome of Populus nigra chromosome 9, ddPopNigr1.1, whole genome shotgun sequence, one region contains:
- the LOC133703698 gene encoding egg cell-secreted protein 1.1-like encodes MASNLKLFLFVAFLACSSLDCCKAKARPLASISNLSTRLKLDEESPDCWNSLLQLQACTGEIVLFFLSGETQLGRICCHALSTIGEHCWPSMIDTLGFNTEESQILEGYCDKAVDSTAPSPPAPPSVVPVKIVPKQTLVP; translated from the coding sequence ATGGCTTCTAATCTTAAGCTCTTTCTTTTCGTTGCTTTCTTGGCATGCAGCAGCTTGGACTGCTGCAAGGCCAAGGCAAGACCGTTGGCTTCAATCTCAAACCTTTCGACCCGCTTAAAATTAGACGAAGAGTCACCAGATTGCTGGAACTCTTTGTTGCAGCTGCAGGCATGTACTGGGGAGATTGTTCTTTTCTTCCTCAGCGGCGAGACTCAACTTGGTCGTATCTGCTGCCATGCTCTGAGCACCATTGGCGAACATTGCTGGCCTAGCATGATTGATACACTAGGATTTAATACTGAAGAGagccaaattcttgaaggcTACTGTGATAAAGCTGTCGATTCCACTGCTCCATCACCACCAGCACCACCATCTGTAGTGCCTGTTAAGATTGTTCCAAAGCAAACTTTGGTTCCTTGA
- the LOC133703808 gene encoding PLASMODESMATA CALLOSE-BINDING PROTEIN 2-like, with protein MGSGGALQYFAIFFLYLSLYSGHPSVAGTPTLESIQNRKIVGDQEKRILISYAVSTTHLDTVTGGVPVINPTTPGTTPIVNPVDSPPASIGISPIPTTPPAGINPVDSPPAPIGISPIPTTPPAGIITPVTPNPPASTNPTSSGGQWCIASTVASQTALQVAIDYACGFGGADCSAIQPGSGCYNPNTLRDHASYAFNSYYQKNPGSTSCVFGGTAQLTNTDPSNGNCHYASSSTTTPSTSSPVNPTPTMTTPATTSFPDGPPAVYGVAEPTGEPSSATSISCSLLLLYSTTAIVGFLVATKHL; from the exons ATGGGTTCTGGAGGAGCTCTTCAATATTTCGCAATCTTCTTCTTGTACCTGTCTCTCTATTCAG GTCATCCAAGTGTTGCAGGAACGCCTACTTTGGAATCAATCCAGAATCGTAAAATAGTAGGCGACCAAGAAAAGAGGATACTCATCTCATACGCAGTGTCTACCACCCATCTAGACACAGTTACAGGAGGGGTTCCCGTCATCAATCCAACAACTCCTGGAACAACTCCTATAGTAAATCCAGTAGACTCTCCTCCGGCATCAATTGGAATCAGCCCAATACCTACGACGCCCCCAGCTGGTATAAATCCAGTAGACTCTCCTCCGGCACCAATTGGAATCAGCCCAATACCTACGACGCCCCCAGCTGGTATAATAACCCCAGTCACTCCGAACCCCCCGGCTTCCACAAATCCAACCTCTTCAGGAGGGCAATGGTGCATTGCAAGCACCGTTGCTTCACAAACAGCCTTGCAGGTAGCGATTGACTACGCTTGTGGCTTTGGTGGGGCAGACTGTTCTGCAATTCAACCTGGTTCAGGTTGTTATAATCCAAACACCCTCCGCGATCATGCTTCTTATGCCTTCAATAGCTACTACCAGAAGAATCCAGGTTCCACAAGCTGCGTTTTTGGCGGAACAGCACAACTTACCAACACCGATCCAA GTAATGGAAACTGTCACTATGCATCGTCATCCACGACAACACCAAG CACAAGCTCACCAGTTAACCCGACCCCAACTATGACGACTCCCGCAACGACCAGCTTCCCTGATGGACCACCAGCAGTTTATGGCGTGGCAGAACCAACCGGCGAGCCCAGCTCAGCCACCTCTATTTCATGCAGTTTACTGCTCCTCTATTCCACAACTGCTATTGTGGGGTTTCTTGTTGCTACAAAACATCTCTGA
- the LOC133703807 gene encoding carboxyl-terminal-processing peptidase 1, chloroplastic yields MSVCLFNSPPTLSLPTPAKRTLTSILDTSNYWTRKTLLGGAITGALSINLLLSSPSLLALESPSPSLLQSQSTEYLCREEETQQDFKVESEAPQVVTNEGIVEEAWEIVNDSFLDSGRRRWTPQSWQQKREDILNGSIQSRAKAHDIIRRMLASLGDPYTRFLSPAEFSKMGRYDISGIGINLREIPDENGEVKLKVLGLLLDGPAYSAGVRQGDELLSVNGEDVKGKSAFEVLSLLQGPNETFVTIKVKHGNCGPVHSIEVQRQLVARTPVFYRLEQIENSTASAGYIRLREFNALARKDLVIAMKRLQDRGASYFILDLRDNLGGLVQAGIEISKLFLNEGEKVIYTVGRDPQYQNTIVADSAPLVKAPVIVLVNNKTASASEIVASALHDNCRAVLVGERTFGKGLIQSVFELHDGSGVVVTVGKYVTPNHMDINGNGIEPDYQNFPGWSDVKKHLSECNINRQG; encoded by the exons ATGAGTGTCTGTCTCTTCAATTCCCCGCCTACACTCTCTTTACCAACGCCAGCAAAGAGAACCCTAACTAGTATCCTCGACACCAGCAACTATTGGACCAGGAAAACCTTACTAGGTGGTGCCATAACTGGAGCACTCTCAATCAATTTATTACTTTCCTCTCCATCTTTACTTGCTTTAGAATCTCCATCGCCATCACTCCTACAATCACAATCAACAGAATATCTTTGCCGTGAAGAAGAAACCCAACAAGACTTTAAAGTAGAGAGCGAAGCTCCTCAAGTGGTGACTAATGAAGGAATTGTTGAAGAAGCTTGGGAGATTGTCAATGATAGCTTTCTTGATAGTGGGCGACGTCGATGGACTCCTCAATCTTGGCAG CAAAAGAGGGAAGATATTTTAAACGGATCGATTCAATCGAGAGCAAAAGCCCATGATATAATTAGAAGGATGTTGGCTAGTTTAGGTGATCCTTACACGCGGTTTCTTTCACCTGCTGAG TTTTCGAAGATGGGGAGGTATGACATCTCTGGTATTGGAATAAACCTTAGGGAAATTCCTGATGAAAATGGAGAGGTCAAATTGAAAGTTCTTGGATTATTGCTTGATGGGCCTGCGTATTCTGCTGGTGTAAGACAG GGTGATGAATTATTATCTGTTAATGGAGAGGATGTCAAAGGGAAATCAGCATTTGAAGTATTATCTTTGTTACAGGGCCCAAATGAAACATTTGTGACAATCAAG GTGAAGCATGGAAATTGTGGACCTGTTCACTCTATAGAGGTCCAGAGACAACTTGTTGCTCGAACTCCAGTCTTTTATCGTCTAGAACAAATTGAAAACAGCACCGCTTCTGCTGGGTACATACGCTTGAGAGAATTCAATGCATTGGCTAGAAAAGATTTGGTAATTG CAATGAAGCGACTTCAAGACAGGGGTGCCTCATATTTCATTCTGGATCTGAGAGATAATCTTGGTGGATTAGTACAG GCTGGAATTGAAATTTCGAAGCTCTTTCTGAATGAAGGGGAGAAG GTTATTTATACAGTCGGAAGGGATCCACAATACCAAAACACTATTGTAGCAGACAGCGCACCGTTGGTCAAAGCTCCTGTTATT GTTTTGGTGAACAACAAAACTGCTAGTGCGAGTGAAATT GTTGCCTCTGCACTTCATGATAACTGTAGAGCTGTGCTTGTGGGAGAAAGGACTTTTGGCAAG GGTTTGATTCAATCAGTTTTTGAACTTCATGACGGGTCCGGAGTGGTTGTCACTGTTGGGAAGTATGTCACACCAAATCACATGGACATAAATGGTAATGGAATAGAGCCAGACTATCAAAACTTTCCAG GCTGGAGTGATGTTAAAAAACACCTGTCAGAATGCAACATCAATCGGCAAGGGTAA